A stretch of Bacteroidota bacterium DNA encodes these proteins:
- a CDS encoding transketolase family protein has product MLISTGKKDTRSGFGQGLLELGRKNPEVVALCADLIGSLKMEAFLAEFPDRFFQAGISEANMIGMAAGLTIGGKIPFTGTFANFSTARVYDQIRQSVCYSKKNVKICASHAGLTLGEDGATHQSLEDIGMMRMLPYMTVVVPCDYNQTRLATLAIAEFDGPAYLRFGRPKWDIFTPAEDPTFQIGKAQVLVEGTDVTLIACGHMVWIALQAAQQLASEGVSVEVINMHTIKPLDEEAILKSVRKTGRVVTAEEHMRNGGLGDAVAQVLSRHLPSPHEYVAVNDTFGESGLPEELLEKYGLGENDVVAAVRRVIAR; this is encoded by the coding sequence ATGTTAATTTCCACTGGCAAAAAAGATACCCGCTCTGGCTTTGGTCAGGGATTGTTGGAACTCGGTCGCAAAAATCCGGAGGTCGTCGCACTTTGCGCGGACTTGATTGGTTCGCTCAAGATGGAGGCCTTCCTCGCCGAATTTCCAGACCGGTTTTTCCAAGCTGGCATCAGCGAAGCCAACATGATCGGCATGGCGGCCGGATTGACGATTGGGGGCAAGATCCCTTTTACAGGAACCTTTGCCAATTTCAGCACGGCGCGGGTCTATGATCAGATTCGTCAGAGCGTCTGCTACAGCAAGAAGAATGTCAAAATCTGTGCAAGCCACGCCGGCTTGACATTGGGCGAGGACGGTGCGACCCACCAAAGCCTCGAAGACATCGGCATGATGCGGATGTTGCCTTATATGACCGTGGTCGTGCCTTGCGATTACAACCAAACCCGCCTCGCAACCTTGGCCATCGCCGAGTTTGACGGTCCCGCTTACCTCCGTTTCGGTCGTCCGAAATGGGATATTTTCACGCCCGCCGAAGATCCGACTTTCCAGATTGGGAAGGCGCAGGTATTGGTCGAAGGCACGGATGTGACCTTGATCGCATGTGGGCACATGGTCTGGATCGCGTTGCAGGCTGCGCAGCAGCTCGCATCCGAAGGTGTCTCTGTCGAGGTCATCAACATGCACACGATCAAACCCCTCGACGAGGAGGCCATTTTGAAGTCGGTCCGTAAAACCGGCCGCGTGGTCACCGCCGAGGAACACATGCGCAACGGTGGCCTCGGCGATGCCGTCGCCCAAGTGCTGTCGCGTCACCTGCCTTCGCCCCACGAATACGTGGCTGTCAATGACACATTTGGCGAAAGCGGCTTGCCCGAAGAGTTGTTGGAGAAGTACGGGCTGGGCGAAAATGACGTCGTGGCTGCGGTGCGGCGGGTGATTGCAAGGTAG
- a CDS encoding RidA family protein, which yields MAEQDVTHSQKAPEPVGHYPHARRVGNLLFLSGIGPRERGTKKIPGVELNEQGEIVSYDIAVQCRSVFANVKAVLEDAGSSWDKIVDVTVYLTNMKDDFPIYNKLWAEYFAENPPCRTTLEINCLPTPIGIELKVMATV from the coding sequence ATGGCAGAGCAAGACGTCACCCATTCGCAGAAAGCCCCTGAGCCCGTCGGACATTACCCGCATGCGCGCCGTGTGGGCAACCTGTTGTTTTTGAGCGGGATCGGCCCACGAGAGCGCGGTACCAAAAAGATTCCGGGCGTGGAGCTGAATGAGCAAGGCGAAATCGTCTCGTATGACATCGCGGTCCAATGCCGGTCGGTCTTCGCCAACGTGAAAGCTGTCTTGGAAGATGCCGGCAGTAGCTGGGACAAAATCGTCGATGTGACGGTTTACCTCACCAACATGAAGGACGATTTCCCGATCTACAACAAACTTTGGGCTGAGTATTTCGCTGAAAATCCACCCTGCCGCACGACATTGGAGATCAATTGTCTGCCGACGCCGATCGGGATCGAGTTGAAGGTAATGGCGACGGTGTGA
- a CDS encoding MBOAT family protein, which produces MELLRDIFGLDFKTPLLFTQFFFWGFYAAVLGVFTLIHPYRLARNTFLFIASIFFYYKTGSFFFVLLLSSTVIDYCIGFLIHDAKTKRVKLVWLITAIVYNLLVLCYFKYSYFFTESFNDLFGTHIVYHNHFNEWMNNMASWMGIKLGKNFPIDSLIPPIGVSFFTFQTISYAIDIYRGQIKPVRNILDFGFFVSYFPQLVAGPIVRASEFIPQIYQPYKVSRQEFGIAIIWVLKGLVKKLVLADFIAVNFVDRIFANPELYTGFENLMGIYGYSIQVYADFSGYTDIAIGISLLMGFRLPVNFNSPYKARSVAEFWRRWHISLSTWLRDYLYKPLGGNKGSTFMTWAFYFSLPLIATAIFGVQQLPFIIFGSLVFLLIFLFLDYKFPNTRLEMAMSGNLLITMLLGGFWHGASWMFIIWAALNGGALVLYKYWKRISPYEGKTQWYWVVWSVFFTFSFISFTRIWFRSPDLETANALIHNIFTNFGFEHIPAVIDNYFKVFYVMFVGMVVHWLPEWMKDHVYQHFVRMHFAGKVAITVGVIFLVYQAISSDLQPFIYFQF; this is translated from the coding sequence GTGGAACTGCTACGCGACATATTTGGATTGGATTTCAAGACCCCGCTGCTCTTCACGCAGTTTTTCTTTTGGGGCTTCTATGCGGCTGTATTGGGTGTTTTCACCCTGATTCACCCCTATCGCCTCGCGCGAAACACGTTCCTTTTCATTGCCAGCATCTTCTTCTACTACAAGACCGGCAGTTTCTTTTTTGTGCTGCTGTTGAGCTCGACGGTCATTGATTACTGCATCGGATTTTTGATCCACGATGCCAAAACGAAGCGGGTCAAACTTGTTTGGCTGATCACGGCTATCGTTTATAACCTACTGGTGCTCTGCTACTTCAAATACAGCTATTTCTTCACCGAATCCTTCAACGACTTATTCGGGACACATATCGTGTACCACAACCATTTCAATGAATGGATGAACAACATGGCGAGTTGGATGGGCATCAAACTGGGCAAAAACTTCCCGATCGATTCGTTGATTCCACCAATTGGGGTGAGCTTCTTCACCTTCCAAACGATTTCCTACGCCATTGACATTTACCGCGGGCAGATCAAACCCGTGCGCAACATCCTCGACTTCGGCTTTTTTGTCTCCTATTTTCCGCAGTTGGTGGCAGGACCGATCGTGCGTGCCTCCGAATTCATCCCGCAGATTTACCAACCCTACAAGGTTTCGCGGCAAGAGTTTGGCATCGCCATCATCTGGGTGCTGAAGGGACTCGTCAAAAAGTTGGTCCTGGCGGATTTCATCGCCGTGAACTTCGTGGACCGGATTTTTGCGAATCCGGAGCTGTACACGGGCTTTGAGAATCTGATGGGCATTTATGGCTATTCGATTCAGGTCTATGCCGACTTCTCGGGCTATACCGACATCGCCATCGGCATTTCGTTGCTGATGGGATTCCGGTTGCCGGTGAACTTCAATTCGCCGTACAAGGCGCGGAGCGTTGCCGAATTTTGGCGGCGATGGCATATTTCGCTGTCGACTTGGCTGCGGGATTACCTGTACAAGCCCTTGGGCGGCAACAAGGGCAGCACGTTCATGACTTGGGCGTTCTATTTCTCGTTGCCGTTGATTGCAACGGCGATCTTTGGCGTACAACAACTGCCATTCATCATTTTTGGAAGCCTGGTCTTCCTCCTCATTTTCCTGTTTCTCGACTACAAATTCCCGAATACCCGCCTCGAAATGGCGATGAGCGGCAACTTGCTCATCACGATGTTGCTCGGCGGCTTTTGGCACGGCGCCAGCTGGATGTTCATCATCTGGGCAGCGCTGAATGGCGGAGCACTTGTGCTCTACAAATACTGGAAACGCATCAGCCCCTACGAAGGCAAAACACAGTGGTATTGGGTCGTCTGGTCGGTGTTTTTCACCTTCAGCTTCATCTCCTTCACGCGCATCTGGTTCCGGTCACCCGACTTGGAAACTGCCAATGCACTCATTCACAACATCTTCACCAACTTCGGCTTTGAGCATATCCCGGCTGTGATCGACAATTACTTCAAGGTATTCTATGTGATGTTTGTCGGCATGGTCGTGCATTGGCTCCCCGAATGGATGAAGGACCATGTCTATCAGCACTTTGTGCGCATGCACTTCGCGGGCAAAGTCGCCATCACGGTCGGGGTCATCTTCTTGGTGTACCAAGCGATTTCCAGCGACTTGCAGCCCTTTATCTACTTTCAGTTCTAG
- a CDS encoding transketolase, which translates to MKLATIPEMQEMADQVRRDILRMVHAVQSGHPGGSMGCTEFFISLYFNHLRHDPKTWTMDGKEQDLFFLSNGHISPVWYSVLARSGYFSVDELATFRKINSRLQGHPGTKEGLPGVRVASGSLGQGMSVAIGAAQAKKLNGDKHIVYTLHGDGELQEGQIWEAVIYAAAKNVDNMICTIDRNMQQIDGPTEKVMSLGELRPKFEAFGWLVLEMNGHDYVEVLNTLETARRATYRGKPIAIIMHTDMGRGVDFMQGTHEWHGKAPNDEQFARAMAQIPVTRFLDY; encoded by the coding sequence ATGAAATTAGCTACCATCCCCGAAATGCAGGAAATGGCCGATCAAGTTCGGCGCGACATCCTACGCATGGTTCATGCCGTCCAGTCGGGTCACCCCGGCGGATCCATGGGCTGCACGGAATTCTTCATTTCCCTGTACTTCAACCACCTGCGCCACGACCCCAAAACCTGGACGATGGATGGCAAGGAACAAGACCTGTTTTTCTTGTCCAATGGCCATATTTCGCCCGTTTGGTACAGCGTTTTGGCCCGGAGCGGCTATTTTTCCGTGGATGAATTGGCCACCTTCCGCAAGATCAATTCGCGGTTGCAGGGACACCCCGGCACCAAAGAAGGTCTTCCAGGCGTGCGTGTAGCCTCCGGTTCGCTGGGGCAAGGCATGTCCGTCGCCATTGGCGCGGCGCAAGCCAAGAAGCTCAACGGAGACAAGCATATCGTCTATACCCTCCACGGCGACGGCGAATTGCAGGAAGGCCAAATCTGGGAGGCGGTGATCTATGCCGCCGCCAAAAACGTGGACAACATGATCTGCACCATCGACCGCAACATGCAGCAAATCGATGGACCGACGGAAAAGGTGATGTCCCTCGGCGAATTGCGTCCAAAATTTGAAGCCTTTGGCTGGCTAGTCTTGGAAATGAATGGCCACGACTACGTCGAGGTCCTGAATACCCTGGAAACCGCCCGTCGTGCTACCTACCGTGGTAAACCCATCGCGATCATCATGCACACGGACATGGGCCGCGGCGTGGACTTCATGCAAGGCACCCACGAATGGCATGGCAAAGCGCCCAACGATGAGCAATTTGCACGCGCCATGGCGCAAATTCCGGTAACAAGGTTTCTTGACTATTGA
- a CDS encoding elongation factor G produces MKHFATKDIKNVVLVGSTKSGKTSLAETMMFEGGILQRRGSVEEGNTASDYTDLEKEKGYSVYAALLHTIWRDTKINIIDTPGNDNFIGELLGGLRAADTVVMVLNAAQGVEIGTEIIWRHVKASGKPVVIVANQMDHEKADYDQLLEEATALFGSAVIPMQFPHNAGVGFDSVVDLLKMTMYKFKKDGGRPDKLAIPSDVQSQAAIWHNTLVEAAAENDETLMEKYFAQGSLDEDELRQGIRLGMMKGAIYPLFVASAKQNMGSGRMMGFIGNVCPTAADAPILHTTEGKKVACDGNGPASVFIWKNSTEQHLGEVTFFKVQSGMVQVGDDLQNSRTGNNERFGTLYVGEGKKKHTISFMNAGDLGITVKLKDGKVNDTYRPKGSEIAFEPIHFPSSSFIAAIKAVNALDEEKMGEALHALAQNDPTLHAAYRGELKQTLIEGQGEMQLAMVKAVLEKQFKIPTEFIKPRISYRETIQGNAIATYRHKKQSGGAGQFAEVHLRLDPYIFDNPIPAEYKSRDIHLLDLPWGGKLEFVNCIVGGAIDARFVPSVLRGIMDNMNEGPLTHSPVRDVRVCLFDGKMHPVDSNEMAFKIAASHAFQEAFLQAKPKLLEPIMELEVLTPDDTMGEVMTDLQNRRATILGMNAEGKFQKLHAKVPLAELYKYATSLRSITQGRGFYSQRFSDYALVSENLKDAIVKELKVVAKED; encoded by the coding sequence GTGTTGGTTGGCAGCACAAAATCTGGCAAAACTTCCCTTGCAGAAACCATGATGTTTGAAGGCGGCATCCTGCAGCGGCGAGGCAGCGTGGAAGAAGGCAATACCGCCTCAGATTACACCGATTTGGAGAAGGAAAAAGGGTATTCTGTTTACGCCGCGTTGCTGCATACCATTTGGCGAGACACCAAAATCAACATCATCGACACCCCCGGCAACGACAATTTCATTGGCGAATTGCTCGGTGGTTTGCGCGCAGCCGACACTGTTGTGATGGTACTCAACGCCGCCCAAGGCGTAGAAATTGGAACGGAAATCATCTGGCGGCACGTCAAAGCAAGCGGGAAACCGGTGGTGATCGTTGCCAATCAAATGGACCATGAAAAGGCTGACTACGATCAACTACTAGAGGAGGCAACCGCGCTGTTTGGATCCGCGGTGATTCCCATGCAATTTCCACACAACGCAGGCGTCGGATTTGACAGCGTCGTGGACCTGCTCAAGATGACCATGTACAAGTTCAAAAAGGATGGCGGCAGGCCTGACAAACTTGCCATCCCGTCGGATGTACAATCCCAAGCAGCAATATGGCACAATACCCTGGTCGAGGCGGCCGCAGAAAACGATGAGACCTTGATGGAAAAGTACTTTGCCCAGGGTTCCCTCGACGAGGACGAGCTGCGGCAGGGAATCCGACTGGGGATGATGAAAGGCGCCATTTACCCCTTGTTTGTGGCGTCGGCAAAGCAGAACATGGGATCCGGCAGGATGATGGGCTTCATCGGCAATGTTTGTCCTACAGCGGCCGACGCACCGATTTTGCATACCACGGAGGGAAAGAAAGTCGCCTGTGACGGGAACGGCCCTGCAAGCGTCTTCATTTGGAAAAACAGCACCGAGCAGCATCTTGGGGAGGTGACGTTCTTCAAAGTACAATCCGGAATGGTTCAAGTCGGCGATGATTTACAAAATTCCCGCACCGGCAACAATGAGCGATTTGGCACATTGTATGTCGGCGAAGGCAAGAAAAAGCACACCATCAGCTTCATGAATGCCGGAGATCTTGGCATCACTGTAAAGCTCAAAGACGGCAAGGTCAATGATACCTACCGTCCCAAAGGTTCAGAAATCGCCTTTGAGCCCATCCACTTTCCGTCATCGAGCTTCATCGCTGCCATCAAAGCCGTCAATGCCCTTGACGAGGAAAAAATGGGCGAAGCCCTTCACGCGCTTGCCCAAAATGATCCAACCCTACACGCAGCCTACCGCGGCGAACTGAAACAGACCCTGATTGAAGGACAAGGCGAAATGCAGTTGGCCATGGTGAAAGCCGTTCTGGAAAAGCAATTCAAAATCCCCACCGAATTTATCAAACCACGGATCAGTTACCGGGAAACGATCCAAGGGAATGCCATTGCCACGTACCGCCACAAAAAGCAAAGTGGCGGTGCCGGGCAATTTGCCGAGGTACACCTCCGCCTTGATCCCTACATTTTTGACAATCCAATCCCGGCAGAATACAAATCGCGGGATATTCACCTGCTGGATCTGCCTTGGGGTGGCAAGCTGGAATTTGTGAATTGCATCGTCGGTGGTGCAATCGACGCAAGGTTTGTTCCCTCCGTGTTGCGCGGCATCATGGACAATATGAACGAGGGCCCACTCACGCATTCGCCAGTCAGGGATGTAAGGGTCTGCCTGTTTGACGGCAAAATGCACCCGGTCGATTCCAACGAAATGGCGTTTAAGATTGCGGCGAGCCACGCCTTTCAGGAAGCTTTTCTGCAGGCCAAACCCAAACTGCTGGAGCCCATCATGGAATTGGAAGTCCTCACCCCCGACGATACCATGGGTGAGGTGATGACGGACCTCCAAAACCGTCGAGCCACCATCCTCGGGATGAATGCCGAAGGCAAATTTCAAAAACTCCATGCCAAGGTGCCCCTTGCCGAACTGTACAAGTATGCGACGAGCCTAAGGTCGATCACCCAAGGCCGTGGATTTTACAGTCAAAGGTTTTCTGATTATGCCCTGGTCTCTGAGAATCTCAAAGACGCCATCGTCAAGGAATTGAAAGTCGTGGCTAAAGAGGATTGA
- a CDS encoding acetyl-CoA carboxylase biotin carboxylase subunit gives MKKILVANRGEIALRVMRSAKEMGIRTVAIYSEADRQSPHVRFADEAYCIGPAPSNQSYLLGDKIIALCLEHGVDGIHPGYGFLSENSGFAAKVAEAGIAFIGPSPQSMDVMGSKLAAKAAVKDFDVPLVPGTAEAITDIPAAKAIATQIGFPILIKASAGGGGKGMRVVDRVEDFEEQMDRAVSEAVSSFGDGAVFIEKFVGSPRHIEIQVLGDHHGNIVYLFERECSVQRRHQKVVEEAPSSILTPALRQRMGEAAVNVARSCNYYNAGTVEFLVDESLNFYFLEMNTRLQVEHPVTEMITGLDLVKEQIKIARGEKLSFTQEDLQIHGHAIEIRVYAEDPTNNFLPDIGTLDVYKRPQGHGIRLDDGFEEGMKIPIYYDPMIGKLIAHAADRPTAIAKMLRAIREFEIVGFETTLRFCEFVLEHEAFVSGNFDTKFVEKHFKPEYLAQELSATENEVAALVASTVLATSGATAFTGAAAQTAKQSNWKRHRLFN, from the coding sequence ATGAAGAAAATCCTTGTCGCCAACCGTGGCGAAATAGCCTTGCGTGTGATGCGCAGCGCCAAAGAAATGGGAATCCGCACGGTCGCCATTTATTCCGAGGCGGATCGGCAGTCTCCGCATGTGCGGTTTGCGGACGAAGCCTATTGCATCGGCCCGGCGCCGAGCAACCAATCCTACCTCTTGGGCGACAAGATCATCGCGCTCTGTTTGGAGCATGGAGTGGACGGCATTCACCCCGGCTATGGATTTCTGAGCGAAAATTCGGGGTTTGCTGCCAAGGTTGCCGAGGCGGGGATTGCCTTTATCGGCCCTTCGCCACAGTCGATGGACGTGATGGGCAGTAAATTGGCCGCCAAGGCGGCTGTCAAGGACTTTGATGTGCCCCTTGTCCCCGGCACAGCCGAGGCAATCACGGACATTCCGGCCGCCAAGGCGATCGCGACCCAAATCGGTTTCCCGATTCTGATCAAAGCAAGTGCCGGCGGCGGTGGCAAAGGCATGCGTGTCGTCGACCGTGTCGAGGACTTTGAAGAGCAAATGGACCGCGCGGTGAGCGAGGCCGTCAGCAGCTTTGGCGATGGCGCCGTCTTCATCGAGAAGTTCGTCGGCTCACCCCGACATATCGAGATTCAGGTGCTGGGCGACCACCACGGCAACATTGTCTATCTCTTCGAGCGTGAATGTTCCGTGCAACGTCGCCACCAAAAGGTTGTCGAAGAGGCGCCTTCGAGCATTCTCACGCCTGCGCTGCGGCAGCGCATGGGCGAGGCTGCCGTCAACGTTGCACGTTCTTGCAACTATTACAATGCAGGGACCGTCGAATTTTTGGTGGATGAAAGCCTCAACTTCTACTTCCTTGAAATGAATACCCGTCTCCAGGTCGAGCATCCGGTAACGGAGATGATCACCGGCTTGGATTTGGTCAAGGAGCAAATCAAAATTGCACGCGGCGAAAAGTTGAGCTTCACCCAGGAAGATCTCCAAATTCATGGCCATGCGATTGAGATTCGGGTATATGCAGAGGATCCTACGAATAACTTCCTGCCCGACATCGGCACATTGGACGTGTACAAACGTCCGCAGGGCCACGGCATCCGGTTGGACGATGGTTTTGAGGAGGGAATGAAAATTCCGATTTACTACGATCCGATGATCGGCAAATTGATTGCCCACGCCGCAGACAGACCGACGGCGATCGCCAAGATGCTGCGTGCCATCCGCGAATTTGAAATCGTGGGATTTGAGACAACGTTGCGCTTCTGCGAATTTGTGCTGGAACACGAGGCGTTTGTCTCGGGCAACTTTGACACGAAGTTTGTCGAGAAGCACTTCAAGCCAGAGTATTTGGCGCAGGAGCTGAGTGCAACTGAAAACGAAGTGGCCGCATTGGTGGCTTCGACGGTTTTGGCAACGAGTGGTGCCACGGCATTCACTGGCGCAGCAGCTCAGACAGCCAAACAAAGCAATTGGAAACGCCACCGTTTATTCAACTAA
- a CDS encoding LysM peptidoglycan-binding domain-containing protein, with protein MNSLLLGLVTIVLANQLLGQPISTRHRLNAQAQLILHMDGLESSWEVMNARANELNKGVAPEPLPLPVDDQLSRELRMTLGEIRIDFGPRVKEFIHFFTKQRRSTTEAMLGVSNIYAPVIERRLVEMQMPPAFAYLPAALSASHLRATSEDGSAGLWQLNYFVAVRQGLICNATVDERRDLYKSTRAALNHLYDLNRLYSDWALTLVAYTCSPASIARARERAGARANFEQMYPFLPEGKRDFVPAFAAVAYVMSHAKQLGLKQLAMEVMPLPDRIQLQEPLRFTHVANALGIPENQLRNMNPVCRTEVIPGIGMPVQLCLPKGYGTRFAELKDSIYTLQMRKDAETKKPEPKPEATSAETNDAPRPEPAKPVPPKPYAPPTGTLPLIYTIKSGDNVGLIAQWHGVPVKDLREMNGLTSDRIKAGEKLKIYVPKADLSRYARVETMTFAEKQALTGSKEPVIVQPKPQPAAAGYTIYTVKSGDNLWLIAKKYPGVTTEAIMKANGVNTKLQPGMQLKIPKVAK; from the coding sequence TTGAATAGCCTGCTTTTGGGGCTGGTGACGATCGTTTTGGCGAATCAGCTTTTGGGGCAGCCAATTTCGACGCGTCACCGACTCAATGCGCAAGCACAGCTGATTTTGCACATGGATGGGCTTGAAAGCAGTTGGGAAGTTATGAACGCCCGCGCCAATGAGCTGAACAAAGGCGTTGCGCCTGAACCACTTCCGCTTCCTGTTGACGATCAGTTGAGCCGGGAACTACGGATGACTCTGGGAGAGATTCGTATCGATTTTGGTCCCCGTGTCAAGGAATTCATCCACTTCTTTACCAAACAGCGCCGCAGCACGACCGAGGCAATGCTCGGCGTTTCCAATATTTATGCTCCCGTGATCGAGCGCAGGCTAGTCGAAATGCAAATGCCCCCCGCCTTTGCCTATTTGCCTGCAGCCTTGTCTGCCTCCCATTTACGTGCGACTTCCGAGGATGGCAGCGCCGGACTCTGGCAACTCAACTATTTTGTTGCAGTTCGCCAAGGTCTGATTTGCAATGCAACGGTCGACGAGCGTCGTGATCTGTACAAAAGTACCCGCGCTGCGCTTAACCATTTGTATGATTTGAACAGGCTGTACAGCGACTGGGCGCTGACACTTGTTGCCTATACGTGCAGCCCTGCAAGCATCGCACGTGCAAGGGAGCGCGCAGGAGCGCGCGCAAATTTTGAACAGATGTATCCGTTTCTTCCTGAAGGCAAACGCGACTTTGTTCCTGCCTTTGCAGCTGTCGCTTACGTGATGTCGCATGCCAAACAGCTTGGGCTCAAGCAACTGGCAATGGAGGTGATGCCATTACCCGACCGCATTCAGTTGCAGGAACCATTGCGCTTCACGCATGTCGCCAATGCGCTTGGCATACCTGAAAACCAATTGCGCAACATGAACCCGGTGTGCCGTACGGAGGTCATCCCGGGTATTGGGATGCCCGTCCAACTCTGCCTCCCAAAGGGATATGGAACCCGATTCGCCGAATTGAAAGACTCGATTTATACCCTGCAAATGCGCAAGGATGCCGAGACCAAAAAACCGGAGCCCAAACCAGAAGCAACAAGTGCGGAAACCAACGATGCCCCGAGACCCGAGCCGGCCAAGCCCGTTCCACCCAAACCCTATGCGCCGCCCACCGGCACTTTGCCCCTGATCTACACCATCAAATCGGGCGACAACGTCGGCCTCATCGCGCAATGGCACGGTGTTCCGGTAAAGGACCTCCGCGAAATGAACGGACTCACATCCGACCGCATCAAGGCCGGAGAAAAGCTCAAAATCTACGTTCCAAAGGCTGATCTTTCTCGGTATGCACGCGTGGAAACGATGACATTTGCGGAAAAACAGGCTTTGACAGGATCAAAGGAGCCCGTGATCGTGCAACCCAAGCCGCAGCCTGCCGCCGCAGGCTATACGATTTACACGGTCAAATCGGGCGACAACCTTTGGTTGATTGCCAAAAAATATCCCGGTGTCACCACAGAGGCCATCATGAAAGCCAATGGCGTGAACACCAAACTTCAACCGGGCATGCAGCTCAAAATCCCCAAGGTGGCCAAGTGA